In a single window of the Bacillus clarus genome:
- a CDS encoding LamG-like jellyroll fold domain-containing protein produces the protein MERTILRKVKGLIRLFVVFVLAFVSFPWGTSVKAEEKKQETKTSEKKLVFPVVSDVHIKNSGTDDMFRWKRAIEQFNTLAPKQDAFVIVGDFTDTGSVQQYDRFMQVYNENANKDAVRMNSLGNHDYWNGLSAEGAQKRFLEKTGMESIYYHKVVKGYHFIVMSPEDGTTHGYYSDKQINWLKGEMEKAKNDDPEKPIFVFLHQHIKDTVYGSQEWGTKDSTKINAILKEYPQVITFSGHSHYPLDDPRSIHQKDFTSVGTSSVSYMEVEGGKVQGNIPPGASTLSQGLLVEVDDKEVTINRRDFHTNSWTGEPWKIQLPAKRETFKYVEDRDKEKPSFTKDAKLSVSNVTESAATVILPQAVDNLLVHSYRVQARDKETGEIKNKLLAFSEFYRDPVPKELTFTLAGLDGGKTYTLEVVAIDSFGNESEQPLKAEVTTKKDNIDPNVKVPKADIFDVNFSDGTFKDNSPFGTKGDVKGNVSIEYDKTLKKNVMKLNGKANAFGYIPFSAAQKEKAANTFTLETVFSMNEIRGQGILQNTESGGIGFESTGNGYVELWAHMGGSYKRVGTQLEANKTYHLTGTYNGSEVAIYVDGKKVNSQPAQGKVYHPNVPFAFGADPDSNGNGGIPLNGNIALARLYSKALNSSEVLAAYNEFSNRTKLEQVNALYEEIGKAKEVLAGSYEFGEKPGQYSQEAFKELQKTYNDAKKVFENMASTGDLVIQAYNELKTANQTFGQSKVVEKQPKTLKEKLQIHIDAAKALLRKVQIGTALGQYQEGLVGALEKKVTVAETVLKDAKVKDEQVETMNRTLEYAISLVENSVNK, from the coding sequence GTGGAAAGAACTATTTTACGGAAAGTAAAAGGTCTTATTCGGTTATTTGTGGTTTTTGTATTAGCATTTGTATCATTTCCGTGGGGTACATCTGTAAAAGCGGAAGAGAAAAAACAAGAAACGAAAACGAGCGAGAAAAAACTTGTTTTTCCAGTTGTAAGTGATGTGCATATTAAAAATAGTGGAACGGACGATATGTTCCGCTGGAAACGAGCAATTGAGCAATTTAATACACTTGCACCAAAGCAAGATGCATTTGTTATTGTAGGTGATTTTACGGATACAGGTTCAGTGCAGCAATACGATCGTTTTATGCAAGTTTATAATGAAAATGCTAATAAAGATGCGGTAAGAATGAATTCTCTCGGCAACCATGATTATTGGAACGGATTATCAGCTGAGGGAGCACAGAAACGCTTCTTAGAAAAAACGGGTATGGAATCAATTTATTATCATAAAGTAGTAAAAGGTTATCATTTTATCGTTATGTCACCAGAGGATGGAACAACGCATGGTTACTATTCGGACAAGCAAATCAATTGGCTAAAGGGAGAAATGGAAAAAGCGAAAAACGATGATCCGGAGAAACCGATTTTTGTATTTTTACATCAACATATTAAAGATACAGTGTATGGTAGCCAGGAATGGGGAACGAAAGATAGCACAAAAATTAATGCGATATTAAAAGAGTATCCACAAGTCATTACGTTTTCAGGTCATTCTCATTATCCGTTAGATGATCCAAGATCAATTCATCAAAAAGATTTTACATCAGTTGGTACATCTTCTGTAAGTTATATGGAAGTGGAAGGTGGTAAAGTTCAAGGGAATATTCCTCCAGGAGCTAGTACATTAAGCCAAGGTTTATTAGTGGAAGTGGATGATAAAGAAGTAACAATTAATCGCCGTGATTTCCATACAAATTCTTGGACAGGTGAACCTTGGAAAATTCAGTTGCCAGCAAAGAGGGAAACGTTTAAATATGTAGAAGATCGTGATAAGGAAAAGCCATCCTTTACGAAAGATGCGAAACTTTCAGTATCGAACGTAACAGAAAGTGCTGCAACAGTAATACTCCCTCAAGCTGTGGACAACCTTCTCGTTCATTCTTATCGCGTACAAGCACGAGATAAAGAAACAGGAGAAATTAAAAATAAACTGTTAGCATTCTCAGAGTTTTATCGTGATCCAGTGCCGAAAGAACTTACATTTACGTTAGCAGGATTAGATGGTGGTAAAACATATACACTTGAAGTAGTGGCTATTGATTCATTTGGTAATGAAAGTGAGCAGCCGTTAAAAGCTGAAGTAACAACAAAAAAAGATAATATTGATCCAAATGTGAAAGTACCAAAAGCGGATATTTTTGATGTGAATTTCTCAGATGGAACATTTAAAGATAACTCACCGTTTGGAACAAAAGGTGATGTGAAAGGGAATGTATCAATTGAATATGATAAAACATTGAAAAAGAATGTTATGAAATTAAATGGAAAAGCAAATGCGTTCGGTTACATTCCATTTTCAGCAGCGCAAAAAGAAAAAGCAGCGAATACATTTACTTTAGAAACTGTATTCTCTATGAATGAAATTCGTGGGCAAGGAATTTTGCAAAATACAGAGAGCGGTGGAATTGGATTTGAGTCTACAGGCAATGGATATGTAGAATTATGGGCTCATATGGGAGGTAGTTATAAGCGCGTTGGGACTCAATTAGAAGCAAATAAAACATACCATTTAACAGGAACGTATAATGGTAGTGAAGTAGCAATTTATGTAGATGGTAAGAAAGTAAATAGTCAGCCGGCTCAAGGAAAAGTATATCATCCGAATGTACCATTTGCATTTGGAGCAGACCCAGATAGCAATGGAAATGGTGGTATTCCGTTAAATGGAAACATTGCACTTGCTAGATTATATAGTAAAGCGCTGAATTCTTCAGAAGTATTAGCAGCCTATAATGAGTTTTCTAATCGTACTAAGTTAGAGCAAGTAAATGCATTATATGAAGAAATTGGAAAAGCGAAAGAAGTATTAGCTGGTTCTTATGAGTTTGGCGAAAAGCCAGGTCAATATTCACAAGAAGCTTTTAAAGAGTTGCAAAAAACTTATAACGATGCAAAAAAAGTGTTCGAGAATATGGCAAGTACAGGAGATTTAGTAATTCAAGCGTACAACGAATTAAAAACAGCAAATCAAACGTTTGGGCAATCAAAAGTAGTAGAAAAACAGCCGAAAACACTGAAAGAGAAACTGCAAATCCATATCGATGCTGCGAAAGCTTTATTAAGGAAAGTACAAATTGGAACAGCGCTAGGGCAATATCAAGAAGGGTTAGTGGGAGCATTAGAGAAAAAGGTTACCGTTGCTGAGACGGTGTTGAAAGATGCAAAAGTAAAAGATGAGCAGGTAGAAACGATGAATCGTACATTAGAGTATGCTATTTCACTCGTTGAAAACAGTGTGAATAAATAA
- a CDS encoding amino acid permease has product MGSYYIRSCGDERMRGESILKSLLRKKALSTESPRQLERTLTALDLTFLGIGAVIGTGIFVLTGIVAAKHSGPGIMLSFLIAAFTCACVAFCYAEFASSIPVSGSVYTYAYMTVGEVVAFIVGWCLMLEYLLAVAAVAVGWSGYLQSLLQGFNIHLPAMIASAPGTGKGGLIDLPAVCILLLITGLLSFGIRESARINNIMVLIKLAVIIAFIVAGAKYVKPENWTPFIPFGYDGIITGAATVFFAFLGFDAIATAAEETKNPQRDLPIGIIGSLLICTVLYMVVSFVLTGMVPYTQLDVSDPVAFALHFVGEDTIAGLLAVGAMTGMTTVLLVVMYGQVRVSYAMSRDGLLPKALARVNKRVKIPLLNTWITGVVAALLAGLLDLHLLANLVNIGTLTAFTFVCCAVLILRKTHPDLKRGFRAPLVPVLPVVAILCCLYLMINLSKETWISFSVWLIIGLCVYFFYSRKHSHLATENTNNEKKEA; this is encoded by the coding sequence ATGGGCTCGTACTATATTCGCAGTTGTGGAGATGAAAGAATGAGGGGGGAGTCCATATTGAAATCATTATTACGAAAAAAAGCACTTAGTACTGAATCGCCACGACAACTAGAAAGAACATTAACAGCATTAGATTTAACCTTTTTAGGCATTGGTGCTGTAATTGGAACAGGAATTTTTGTTTTAACAGGCATTGTAGCAGCTAAACATTCCGGTCCTGGTATTATGCTATCATTTCTTATTGCCGCATTTACTTGTGCTTGTGTAGCTTTTTGTTACGCTGAATTTGCCTCTTCCATCCCAGTTTCAGGAAGCGTATACACTTATGCGTATATGACCGTAGGAGAAGTCGTCGCTTTCATTGTTGGTTGGTGTTTAATGCTAGAGTATTTACTTGCCGTCGCAGCGGTTGCTGTTGGATGGAGTGGATATTTGCAATCATTGCTTCAAGGGTTCAACATACATCTTCCCGCCATGATTGCCTCGGCCCCCGGCACTGGAAAAGGTGGCCTCATTGATCTACCAGCTGTATGCATTTTACTTCTCATTACAGGACTTTTAAGTTTTGGTATACGCGAAAGCGCACGCATTAATAATATTATGGTCCTTATAAAATTAGCAGTTATTATTGCCTTTATCGTAGCAGGGGCAAAATATGTAAAGCCTGAAAATTGGACACCGTTCATTCCATTCGGATACGACGGTATTATTACTGGCGCTGCCACTGTCTTCTTCGCCTTTTTAGGCTTCGATGCAATTGCAACCGCGGCGGAAGAAACGAAAAATCCGCAGCGTGATTTACCAATTGGTATTATCGGTTCCCTTCTTATTTGTACAGTCTTATACATGGTCGTATCATTCGTTTTAACAGGTATGGTTCCTTACACACAATTAGACGTTTCTGATCCAGTTGCATTTGCACTACATTTCGTTGGTGAAGATACAATTGCAGGATTACTTGCTGTCGGCGCAATGACAGGAATGACAACCGTTCTTTTAGTCGTTATGTATGGACAAGTTCGTGTCTCTTATGCGATGAGCCGCGACGGTTTACTTCCAAAAGCGTTAGCACGCGTAAATAAAAGAGTAAAAATCCCTTTATTAAATACCTGGATTACTGGTGTTGTGGCAGCTTTATTAGCAGGACTTTTAGACTTGCATTTACTTGCGAATTTAGTGAATATCGGTACGTTAACAGCCTTCACATTCGTCTGTTGTGCTGTACTTATTTTACGGAAAACGCATCCGGACTTAAAACGTGGTTTCCGTGCACCGCTCGTACCAGTATTACCAGTTGTCGCTATTCTCTGTTGTTTATATTTAATGATTAACCTATCAAAAGAAACATGGATTAGCTTTTCAGTTTGGCTTATTATCGGTTTATGCGTCTATTTCTTCTACTCTAGAAAGCATAGTCATTTGGCTACTGAAAACACGAACAATGAGAAAAAAGAAGCATAA
- a CDS encoding cation:proton antiporter, whose amino-acid sequence MDAVYKVGEDAMLFYFELVVILLCTKLAGDISVRLGQPSVLGKLIVGIIIGPAVLGIINSSELIDELSEIGVLLLMFMAGLETDLEELNRNLKSSFAVATGGIIFPFIGGYVTGLLFGMVQSHAIFLGLLLCATSVSISVQTLRDLGKMNTRESTTILGAAVFDDVIVVILLAFVMSFLGTQDVNITLVIVKKIIFFVSIVFIAWKVVPWIMKLLVPLRVSEALISAALIICFSFAYYSEKMGIAGIIGAFAAGIAISQTAYKHEVEHKIEPIAYAIFVPVFFVSIGMEITFQGIGSQIWFIIIMTLIAIFTKLIGCGLGARLTGFNLQSSISIGAGMVSRGEVALIIAANGLAANLLAKENFTAIVIVVILTTIITPPLLKKYFV is encoded by the coding sequence ATGGATGCAGTTTATAAAGTAGGAGAAGATGCTATGTTATTTTATTTCGAACTTGTCGTCATTTTACTTTGTACGAAATTAGCTGGTGATATTAGCGTTAGACTTGGTCAACCGTCTGTACTAGGTAAATTAATTGTTGGAATTATTATCGGTCCTGCTGTTTTAGGTATTATTAATAGTTCTGAACTTATTGATGAACTGAGTGAAATTGGTGTATTGTTACTCATGTTTATGGCGGGATTGGAAACCGATTTAGAAGAATTAAATCGTAACTTGAAATCTTCATTTGCCGTAGCAACTGGAGGAATTATTTTTCCTTTCATCGGCGGATATGTAACGGGACTTTTGTTTGGGATGGTGCAATCCCATGCTATTTTTTTAGGATTATTACTTTGCGCAACATCGGTTAGTATTTCTGTACAAACGCTGCGAGATTTAGGGAAAATGAATACGAGGGAAAGTACAACAATTTTAGGGGCAGCTGTATTTGATGATGTAATCGTCGTTATTTTATTAGCATTTGTGATGAGCTTTTTAGGTACACAAGATGTAAATATAACACTCGTTATCGTGAAGAAAATTATCTTTTTTGTAAGTATCGTGTTTATTGCTTGGAAAGTCGTTCCGTGGATTATGAAACTGCTCGTTCCACTCAGAGTATCAGAAGCATTAATTAGTGCTGCACTCATTATTTGCTTCTCGTTCGCCTATTATAGTGAAAAAATGGGGATTGCGGGCATTATCGGGGCGTTTGCGGCTGGGATTGCAATTTCTCAAACGGCATATAAGCATGAAGTGGAACACAAAATTGAGCCAATCGCCTATGCAATATTTGTACCAGTTTTCTTCGTAAGTATCGGAATGGAAATTACATTTCAAGGTATCGGAAGCCAAATTTGGTTCATTATTATTATGACGCTCATTGCCATTTTCACAAAGTTAATTGGATGTGGTTTAGGAGCGAGATTAACAGGATTCAATTTACAATCTTCCATTAGTATCGGTGCAGGGATGGTATCGCGCGGGGAAGTGGCGCTTATTATCGCAGCAAACGGACTCGCGGCGAATTTATTAGCGAAAGAAAATTTCACGGCTATTGTCATTGTTGTTATATTAACGACGATTATTACGCCGCCACTTTTGAAGAAGTATTTTGTATAA
- a CDS encoding MurR/RpiR family transcriptional regulator, producing the protein MKASTLLFKIENYMDQFSPAEKKVAMYIMENAEIVPNLTTKEVSTNAGASEASVVRFCKTIGIGSFKSFKLALVRELTIADYNINDFSVMNTEDSPFDLFNKVTYVNKAAIEASVTAMDKKELEKAADSIVNAGKIVFYGVGGSATTAMDGAYKFTRLGFTAMMLSDFHMMLPLVTNLREGDIFVAISTSGRTKDVLEMAQYAKRQGATVIGITKLDQSSPLYKEVDIRLCVPDVEQDHRIASIASRMTQLNMIDALYVITFNRIGNKVLDQFMETREEAVRLRKLK; encoded by the coding sequence GTGAAAGCTTCAACGTTACTATTTAAAATTGAAAATTATATGGATCAATTTTCACCAGCTGAAAAGAAGGTTGCCATGTACATAATGGAGAATGCAGAAATTGTTCCAAATTTAACGACAAAAGAAGTGTCTACGAATGCGGGAGCGAGTGAGGCGAGCGTTGTACGTTTTTGTAAAACGATTGGTATTGGAAGTTTTAAATCATTTAAGCTCGCGCTCGTTCGTGAATTAACGATTGCTGATTATAATATTAATGATTTTTCAGTGATGAATACAGAAGATAGTCCATTTGATTTATTTAATAAAGTTACATACGTAAATAAAGCTGCGATTGAAGCAAGTGTTACAGCAATGGACAAAAAGGAACTCGAGAAAGCAGCAGATAGCATTGTAAATGCTGGGAAAATTGTATTTTACGGTGTAGGCGGATCAGCTACGACGGCAATGGATGGCGCTTATAAATTTACTCGGCTCGGATTTACTGCGATGATGCTATCTGATTTTCATATGATGTTGCCACTCGTGACGAATTTACGGGAAGGTGATATATTTGTTGCTATTTCAACTTCTGGACGTACGAAAGATGTACTTGAAATGGCGCAATATGCGAAGAGGCAAGGTGCAACTGTTATCGGGATTACGAAGCTGGATCAATCATCACCTTTATATAAAGAAGTAGACATTCGCCTTTGTGTGCCAGATGTAGAGCAAGATCATCGCATAGCGAGTATTGCGTCAAGGATGACACAACTGAATATGATTGATGCTTTATATGTTATTACGTTCAACCGAATTGGTAATAAAGTGTTAGATCAATTTATGGAGACGAGAGAAGAAGCGGTGCGGTTACGGAAGTTAAAGTAG
- the murQ gene encoding N-acetylmuramic acid 6-phosphate etherase, whose translation MLENLSTEHRNEKTTNLDEMSVKEVLQTMNQEDRTVALAVEKEIEEIEKVVQTVMKSFENGGRLIYIGAGTSGRLGILDAVECPPTFGTNDEMVQGFIAGGLKALTKAVEGAEDREELAGEDLKSIGLNEKDTVIGIAASGRTPYVIGGLKYANAVGASVASVSCNKNAEISKYAKLNVEVETGAEILTGSTRLKAGTAQKLVLNMISTASMIGIGKVYKNLMVDVQSTNEKLVERSKRIIMEATGVDYEAAAAYYEKAGRNVKTAIVMILLQCEYGEALEKLKDAKGFVRRAL comes from the coding sequence ATGTTAGAAAATTTATCTACAGAACATCGCAATGAAAAGACGACGAATTTAGATGAGATGAGCGTAAAAGAAGTGTTACAAACGATGAATCAAGAAGATCGAACTGTTGCATTAGCAGTTGAAAAAGAGATAGAAGAAATTGAAAAGGTTGTACAGACCGTTATGAAGTCTTTTGAAAATGGAGGTCGATTAATATATATTGGTGCTGGTACGAGTGGTCGCTTAGGTATATTAGATGCAGTTGAATGCCCACCGACATTTGGAACAAATGATGAGATGGTACAAGGATTTATAGCAGGCGGATTGAAAGCGCTTACTAAAGCGGTGGAAGGTGCTGAAGATCGCGAAGAGTTAGCAGGAGAAGATTTAAAAAGCATTGGATTAAACGAGAAAGATACGGTTATTGGTATTGCCGCAAGTGGTAGAACACCATATGTAATTGGTGGATTGAAATATGCAAACGCTGTAGGCGCGAGTGTGGCGAGTGTTTCTTGTAATAAAAATGCTGAAATAAGTAAATATGCAAAACTAAATGTGGAAGTGGAAACAGGTGCAGAAATATTAACAGGATCTACACGTTTAAAAGCTGGAACCGCACAAAAGCTAGTCTTAAATATGATTTCAACAGCTTCGATGATTGGGATAGGGAAAGTATATAAGAACCTAATGGTTGATGTTCAATCAACAAATGAAAAATTAGTAGAGCGCTCGAAAAGAATTATTATGGAAGCGACTGGGGTAGATTATGAGGCAGCAGCTGCGTATTACGAAAAAGCAGGGCGTAATGTGAAAACCGCTATTGTCATGATACTACTACAGTGTGAATATGGGGAAGCGCTTGAAAAGTTAAAGGATGCGAAAGGATTTGTGAGGAGGGCATTATAA